A region of Corallincola holothuriorum DNA encodes the following proteins:
- the yjgA gene encoding ribosome biogenesis factor YjgA, with the protein MGKTSDKNQPDEELISKSQQKREMLALQKLGEQLTTLKPADLAKIPLEESLADAVKLAVRIRNTREGYRRQLQLIGKLMRHADADAIRQAIEQLNSVHQQGNALFHRLEKWRDELISGSDETINQWMADYPLSDRQRLRQFVRQAKKEQQQNKPPKSARELFRYLRELAEASEDK; encoded by the coding sequence ATGGGTAAGACCTCAGACAAAAATCAGCCAGACGAAGAGCTGATCTCAAAATCTCAGCAGAAGCGAGAAATGCTTGCTTTACAAAAACTGGGAGAACAGTTGACCACGTTAAAGCCAGCTGATTTAGCCAAAATCCCATTAGAAGAGTCACTGGCTGATGCAGTGAAACTGGCTGTACGGATCCGCAACACTCGAGAGGGCTATCGCCGCCAGCTGCAACTGATTGGTAAGCTGATGCGCCATGCCGATGCCGACGCGATCCGCCAAGCGATCGAACAACTGAACAGTGTCCATCAGCAGGGAAATGCGCTCTTTCATCGCCTGGAAAAGTGGCGTGACGAGTTAATTTCCGGTAGCGATGAAACCATTAACCAATGGATGGCTGACTATCCACTCAGCGATCGGCAACGACTGCGCCAGTTCGTTAGACAAGCAAAGAAAGAACAACAACAAAATAAACCACCGAAATCAGCCAGAGAACTCTTCCGCTATCTGCGGGAGCTGGCCGAAGCGAGTGAAGATAAATAA
- the pmbA gene encoding metalloprotease PmbA, whose translation MQYYEVNDTSDGGIFVQQDEFEQQLPILKQAVEDALALAKSEGVSGAEVAISRQQGLSVSMRKGEVDTLEFNQDGALGISVYMGHQKGSASTSDLSKEALSQAVKAAVHIASHTSEDPCNGPADKSWLATEVPDLDLYHPQAMDVEHAIAVASRAEAVALAHDPRIVNSDGATFGTHNGTRVYGNSHGFLHGYRSSRHSLSCVVIGSEGEQMQRDYGYSVARDPAALWSAEKVGEEAARKTVERLGGRKLDTCSVPVLFSPEMAGGFVSHLVAAISGSNLYRQSSFLLDQLGEKIFPEFFNITERPHLPRALGSSPFDSEGVATVERDIISDGVLQSYLLTSYAARKMGMASTGHAGGIHNWQVASTDGDQKALLQKMGKGLLVTEVMGQGVNIVTGDYSRGAAGFWVENGEIQFPVEEITIAGNLKDMFQQIVAVGNDVDYRGAMHSGSILLENMRVAGN comes from the coding sequence TTGCAGTATTATGAGGTTAACGATACCTCAGATGGCGGAATTTTTGTGCAGCAGGACGAATTTGAACAGCAGTTACCCATATTAAAGCAAGCCGTGGAAGATGCTTTGGCGTTGGCTAAGTCTGAAGGCGTGAGTGGTGCCGAAGTGGCTATCAGCCGTCAACAGGGGTTGTCGGTGTCGATGCGCAAAGGTGAGGTCGATACGCTGGAGTTTAACCAGGATGGTGCGCTCGGGATCAGTGTCTATATGGGGCATCAGAAAGGATCTGCATCTACCTCTGATCTCAGTAAAGAGGCGTTGTCTCAGGCGGTGAAAGCAGCCGTACATATCGCAAGTCATACGTCTGAAGACCCCTGTAATGGTCCTGCTGATAAAAGCTGGTTAGCGACAGAGGTACCGGATCTGGATCTCTATCACCCACAAGCGATGGATGTGGAACATGCGATTGCGGTGGCAAGCCGTGCAGAAGCGGTTGCTCTGGCCCATGACCCTCGCATCGTCAATAGTGATGGTGCCACTTTTGGTACGCACAATGGCACCCGGGTTTACGGAAATAGCCATGGCTTTCTGCATGGCTATCGAAGCTCGCGACATAGCTTGAGCTGTGTGGTGATCGGCTCTGAAGGCGAACAGATGCAGCGAGATTATGGTTATTCTGTCGCCCGAGATCCGGCAGCGTTATGGAGTGCAGAAAAGGTTGGCGAGGAAGCCGCCCGCAAGACCGTCGAGCGCCTTGGTGGCCGCAAACTGGATACCTGCAGTGTGCCTGTATTGTTTTCGCCCGAGATGGCGGGTGGCTTTGTCAGTCATCTGGTAGCCGCTATATCTGGCAGTAACCTTTATCGTCAATCCAGCTTCCTGCTGGATCAGCTGGGCGAGAAGATATTCCCTGAGTTTTTCAATATCACCGAACGTCCGCATTTGCCAAGGGCACTTGGTAGCAGTCCATTTGATTCGGAGGGGGTTGCCACTGTTGAACGCGATATTATCAGTGATGGTGTATTGCAGAGCTATCTGTTGACCAGCTATGCGGCTCGCAAAATGGGAATGGCGTCGACCGGCCATGCTGGCGGGATCCACAATTGGCAAGTGGCCAGTACCGATGGTGATCAAAAAGCGTTGTTGCAAAAGATGGGCAAAGGCTTGTTGGTGACAGAAGTGATGGGGCAGGGCGTCAACATAGTGACTGGTGATTACTCCCGTGGTGCCGCTGGCTTTTGGGTCGAAAATGGTGAGATCCAGTTCCCGGTGGAAGAGATCACTATCGCTGGAAATCTTAAAGATATGTTCCAACAGATCGTCGCAGTGGGTAACGATGTCGATTATCGCGGCGCGATGCACTCAGGCTCTATTCTGCTGGAGAACATGCGGGTAGCGGGTAACTAA
- the mgtE gene encoding magnesium transporter, which yields MAETLEQDLTQQKLKEVKSALDSGMFIHVRRILQEMDPSDVALLFESTPTKGRAVLWQLVDPDLHGEILEELSEDVKDSIIRLMDPELVAAATEGMDTDDLANLLRGLPDSVYREILAQMDAQDRHRVEAALSYPEETAGAIMNTDTVTLRPDVTVDVILRYLRLKGELPEATDNLYVVNLRDELLGQVSLTTLVTANPSATIADVMDTGAEKIPADMEETEVAQMFERYNWISAPVVDDRGVLLGRITIDDVVDIIREDAEHSMMSMAGLDDEEDTFAPVLKSTKRRTVWLGINLLTALMAAFVSNLFEDTLAQMATLAVLMTIVPSMGGIAGSQTLTLVIRGMALGHIGDSNSRWLLGKEALIGLLNGLIWALLIAAVVAVWKQDIRVGAVIAFAMLVNMVCAGASGVMIPLLMKRMNIDPALAGGVVLTTITDVVGLFAFLGVATWLLL from the coding sequence ATGGCTGAAACTTTAGAGCAAGACCTTACCCAACAAAAATTAAAAGAGGTAAAAAGTGCCCTAGATAGCGGCATGTTTATCCATGTTCGCCGCATTTTGCAGGAGATGGATCCTTCTGATGTCGCCCTTCTGTTTGAGTCAACCCCCACTAAGGGCCGTGCGGTCCTATGGCAGCTGGTCGATCCTGATCTGCATGGCGAGATCCTCGAAGAGCTGTCGGAAGATGTAAAAGACAGCATTATCCGCTTAATGGACCCGGAACTGGTCGCTGCGGCCACCGAAGGGATGGATACCGATGACTTAGCCAACCTGTTACGGGGTCTCCCAGACAGCGTCTATCGCGAAATTTTGGCACAAATGGACGCGCAGGACAGGCACAGGGTTGAAGCCGCCCTCTCCTATCCTGAAGAGACCGCTGGCGCGATCATGAATACGGATACCGTCACTCTGCGCCCTGATGTCACTGTCGATGTGATATTGCGTTACCTGCGTTTGAAAGGCGAACTGCCAGAAGCCACCGATAACCTCTATGTGGTTAATCTTCGAGACGAGTTACTTGGGCAAGTTTCACTCACCACCTTAGTTACCGCCAACCCCAGCGCCACCATTGCCGATGTGATGGACACGGGGGCAGAAAAGATCCCTGCAGACATGGAGGAAACGGAGGTTGCCCAGATGTTTGAACGTTACAACTGGATCTCCGCGCCCGTGGTTGATGACCGAGGTGTCCTGCTGGGCCGTATCACTATTGATGATGTCGTCGACATTATCCGCGAGGATGCAGAACACTCAATGATGAGCATGGCGGGTCTGGATGATGAAGAAGATACCTTTGCTCCAGTCCTCAAAAGTACCAAACGACGTACAGTATGGCTGGGGATCAACCTCCTGACCGCACTCATGGCGGCCTTTGTCAGTAACCTGTTTGAAGACACCTTAGCGCAGATGGCCACATTGGCCGTATTGATGACCATCGTTCCCAGCATGGGCGGGATCGCCGGCAGTCAGACCCTAACACTGGTGATCCGCGGCATGGCATTAGGCCACATTGGTGACAGCAACTCGCGCTGGCTGCTAGGCAAAGAAGCATTAATCGGGCTGTTAAATGGTCTGATCTGGGCACTATTGATCGCCGCAGTAGTCGCAGTATGGAAACAGGATATTAGAGTCGGGGCGGTGATCGCGTTTGCCATGTTGGTGAATATGGTTTGTGCTGGAGCCAGTGGTGTAATGATCCCACTGCTAATGAAGCGAATGAATATCGATCCTGCACTGGCCGGTGGCGTGGTGCTCACCACCATTACCGATGTCGTCGGTCTGTTCGCTTTCTTGGGTGTTGCCACCTGGTTATTGCTCTAG
- a CDS encoding HPr family phosphocarrier protein: MTQRIEKKLLIKNKLGLHARAATKLVMLVNKFDAEVMIEHQGKSASAASVMGLLMMETCMGQEIQVVAEGDEAQQALDAVESLINDRFDENE, translated from the coding sequence ATGACACAACGCATTGAAAAGAAACTACTGATAAAAAACAAACTGGGTTTGCATGCCCGCGCAGCAACCAAGTTAGTCATGCTGGTCAACAAATTTGATGCCGAAGTGATGATTGAGCATCAAGGAAAATCCGCTTCCGCCGCCAGTGTCATGGGACTGCTGATGATGGAAACCTGTATGGGGCAAGAGATCCAGGTCGTTGCCGAAGGGGATGAAGCACAGCAGGCATTGGATGCTGTTGAGTCCCTGATCAATGACAGATTCGACGAAAACGAATAA
- the rapZ gene encoding RNase adapter RapZ produces MTSTDVAAKPKLTIVSGRSGSGKSVALRVLEDLGHYCVDNLPVAMLPTLVAQVSGHYSDIAVSIDVRNLPEDPHTLETILDLLCQQCRCTVLFMDAQQSALIQRFSETRRLHPLSKHGVSLEQAIEAEQRLLEPLISRADLQIDSSQLSIHQLSDLVRERLLGNADRHLVLVFESFGFKYGIPQDADYVFDARFLPNPHWEPELRPMTGLDAPVEQFFSRQPIVAKFIWQINNLLNTWLPHLELNNRSYVTVAIGCTGGQHRSVFIAETLAKQFKELRNEIQIRHRELGH; encoded by the coding sequence ATGACCAGCACTGACGTGGCCGCAAAACCCAAACTAACGATTGTCAGTGGCCGCTCAGGCTCAGGCAAAAGTGTTGCGCTTCGCGTATTGGAGGATTTAGGTCACTACTGTGTCGACAACCTGCCGGTAGCCATGCTACCGACACTGGTTGCTCAAGTAAGTGGGCACTATAGCGATATCGCCGTCAGCATTGACGTCAGAAACCTGCCCGAAGACCCTCATACGCTGGAAACAATTCTCGACCTTTTATGTCAGCAATGCCGCTGTACGGTTCTGTTTATGGATGCGCAGCAAAGTGCATTGATCCAGCGCTTTAGCGAAACTCGACGGCTCCACCCACTCTCCAAACATGGTGTATCTCTGGAGCAAGCGATTGAAGCAGAGCAGCGCTTACTTGAACCGCTTATCTCCCGTGCCGATCTTCAGATAGACAGCTCTCAGTTGTCGATACATCAGCTCAGCGATCTGGTGCGAGAACGGTTACTAGGCAATGCTGATCGCCATCTGGTTTTAGTATTTGAGTCCTTTGGCTTTAAATACGGTATTCCGCAAGACGCTGATTATGTGTTTGATGCACGATTCTTGCCCAACCCCCATTGGGAACCAGAACTACGCCCCATGACCGGATTAGATGCCCCTGTTGAGCAGTTTTTTAGCCGCCAACCTATCGTGGCCAAATTCATCTGGCAGATAAACAACTTACTCAATACCTGGTTGCCACATCTGGAACTGAACAATCGAAGCTATGTAACCGTCGCTATCGGTTGCACCGGTGGACAACACCGTTCTGTGTTCATTGCCGAAACATTGGCAAAACAGTTCAAAGAGTTACGTAACGAAATTCAGATCCGTCACCGAGAACTAGGTCATTAG
- the ptsN gene encoding PTS IIA-like nitrogen regulatory protein PtsN yields MDISSILSLDCTRSAVHGSSKKRILEMASELAAKHLPEHGHKAIFESILEREKKGSTGIGNGIAIPHGRITNANKAVAVLLQCDEPIAFDAIDNKPVDLIFALLVPEQSCQEHLKTLSAIAAKLSDKQVLKQLRCAANDQQLYEIITDS; encoded by the coding sequence ATGGATATATCATCCATACTTAGCCTGGACTGCACCCGAAGTGCAGTCCATGGTTCAAGTAAGAAACGAATATTAGAAATGGCCAGTGAATTGGCAGCCAAACACTTGCCAGAACATGGCCACAAAGCCATTTTCGAAAGTATTCTAGAACGTGAAAAGAAAGGCAGTACCGGTATAGGTAACGGCATTGCCATTCCCCACGGTAGGATCACTAACGCCAATAAAGCAGTCGCCGTGTTATTGCAGTGCGATGAGCCTATCGCCTTTGATGCAATTGATAACAAACCGGTGGATCTGATTTTCGCCCTCTTGGTTCCAGAACAGAGTTGTCAGGAACATCTGAAGACCTTGTCGGCTATCGCCGCCAAATTGTCAGATAAACAAGTCCTCAAACAGCTCCGTTGTGCCGCTAACGATCAACAATTATACGAAATTATCACCGATTCATGA
- the hpf gene encoding ribosome hibernation promoting factor, translating into MQINLTGHHVEVTDSLREYVDGKFSKLERHFDHINNVHVILNVEKLTQKAEATLHLNGGEIFANAEHRDMYAAIDSLIDKLDRQVIKHKEKLNAH; encoded by the coding sequence ATGCAAATCAATCTTACCGGCCATCATGTAGAAGTAACAGACTCTCTGCGAGAGTATGTCGACGGAAAATTTAGTAAATTAGAGCGCCACTTTGACCACATCAACAATGTCCACGTGATCCTCAATGTTGAGAAATTAACCCAAAAAGCCGAAGCCACACTGCACCTAAATGGTGGAGAGATCTTTGCGAATGCAGAGCATCGTGATATGTATGCAGCTATTGACTCGTTGATCGATAAACTCGATCGGCAAGTAATAAAACACAAAGAAAAGCTAAATGCTCACTAG
- a CDS encoding RNA polymerase factor sigma-54, translating to MKPSLQLRLGQQLTMTPQLQQAIRLLQLSTLDLQQEIQEALDNNPLLEQNEAEETSEQVNGESHTATDKLEQTTANAENNQSEEREDAAMETSEALNQQQINEELPTDTTWDDHLSAAPVSGSSFSDDADFTYQGETTESLQDHLEWQMQLTPFTDVDRAIATSIIDGIDESGYLTVTADDILASLGQEDIELDEIEAVIKRVQLFDPIGVGARTLQECLLVQLNQFAKETPWLKECRQVIGQYIDLLASRDYRQLMRKTKLKEDQLREVLRVIQSLNPRPGSAVISGDEQYVIPDVSVMKKAGRWVVELNPDSVPKLKVNQQYAAMSRTVKNTTDSQYIRSHLQEAKWFIKSLESRNDTLLKVANCIVQFQRDFFEYGDEAMKPMVLNDIALAVDMHESTISRVTTQKYMHTPRGIFELKYFFSSHVSTESGGECSSTAIRALIKKLVAAEIPNKPLSDSKIADLLADQGIQIARRTIAKYRESLSIPPSNQRKSLL from the coding sequence ATGAAACCGTCATTACAGTTACGTTTAGGTCAGCAACTCACCATGACGCCGCAATTGCAGCAAGCAATCCGGCTATTGCAATTGTCGACGCTCGACCTTCAGCAAGAGATCCAAGAAGCGCTGGATAATAATCCGCTACTCGAGCAAAACGAAGCGGAAGAAACCAGTGAGCAAGTTAATGGTGAAAGCCATACCGCGACTGACAAGCTGGAACAAACCACGGCTAATGCTGAAAATAATCAGTCGGAAGAGCGCGAAGATGCAGCCATGGAAACATCTGAGGCGCTCAACCAACAACAAATCAATGAAGAACTGCCTACCGATACAACCTGGGATGACCACCTTTCAGCAGCGCCCGTTTCAGGTTCCTCGTTCAGTGATGACGCCGACTTTACCTATCAAGGCGAAACCACAGAGTCGTTGCAAGATCATCTGGAATGGCAGATGCAATTAACCCCGTTCACAGATGTCGACAGAGCCATTGCGACATCGATAATCGATGGGATTGATGAATCGGGTTACCTGACGGTCACCGCCGACGATATTCTTGCTTCTTTAGGGCAGGAAGATATCGAACTTGATGAAATAGAAGCGGTCATTAAGCGAGTACAACTGTTCGACCCTATTGGCGTAGGTGCCCGCACATTGCAGGAGTGCCTGCTGGTACAACTCAATCAGTTTGCCAAAGAGACACCTTGGCTAAAAGAGTGCCGCCAGGTTATTGGTCAGTATATTGACCTGCTAGCCAGCCGGGATTATCGCCAATTGATGCGCAAGACCAAACTGAAAGAAGACCAGCTACGTGAAGTTCTGCGGGTGATCCAGTCGTTGAATCCGCGCCCCGGCAGCGCAGTGATCAGCGGTGATGAGCAATATGTAATCCCCGATGTGTCGGTAATGAAAAAAGCTGGACGTTGGGTGGTTGAGCTAAACCCTGACTCGGTACCCAAGCTGAAAGTAAATCAGCAATACGCAGCGATGAGCCGGACGGTAAAGAACACTACTGACAGTCAATATATACGCTCTCATCTGCAGGAAGCGAAGTGGTTCATCAAAAGTCTGGAAAGTCGTAACGACACCCTACTCAAGGTCGCCAACTGTATCGTACAGTTCCAACGCGACTTCTTTGAGTACGGCGATGAAGCGATGAAGCCAATGGTACTCAATGATATTGCCTTAGCGGTTGATATGCACGAGTCCACCATCTCTCGGGTAACCACACAAAAATATATGCATACCCCGCGGGGTATTTTCGAACTCAAGTATTTCTTCTCCAGTCATGTCAGTACTGAAAGTGGCGGAGAATGTTCTTCAACGGCAATTAGAGCGTTAATCAAGAAACTTGTGGCGGCAGAAATCCCTAATAAGCCTTTGTCAGATAGCAAGATTGCTGACCTACTGGCAGATCAGGGAATTCAGATAGCGCGGAGAACCATTGCGAAGTATCGGGAATCCTTGTCTATTCCACCGTCAAATCAGCGAAAAAGCCTGCTATAG
- the lptB gene encoding LPS export ABC transporter ATP-binding protein translates to MATLKASQLAKSYKDRQVVKNVSLALNDGQIVGLLGPNGAGKTTTFYMVVGLVPNDKGRITIDDEDVTLSPMHIRARKGIGYLPQESSIFRKLSVADNIMAVLQTRPELSRLQRTETLEHLLEEFSITHIRDSLGMSLSGGERRRVEIARALAVEPRFVLLDEPFAGVDPISVTDIKKIIQHLRDRGLGVLITDHNVRETLDVCEYAYIVSHGELIAEGKPEQVLADQKVRDVYLGEQFRL, encoded by the coding sequence ATGGCGACATTGAAAGCCAGTCAATTAGCCAAGAGCTACAAAGATAGACAGGTAGTTAAGAATGTCTCTTTAGCGCTGAATGATGGCCAAATAGTTGGCTTATTGGGACCGAATGGGGCCGGTAAAACAACCACCTTCTATATGGTGGTTGGACTGGTACCCAACGATAAAGGGCGCATCACGATTGACGATGAAGATGTGACCCTTTCACCCATGCATATCAGAGCGCGCAAGGGGATCGGTTACCTGCCACAGGAGTCCTCCATCTTTCGTAAACTCAGTGTCGCTGACAACATCATGGCAGTACTGCAAACCCGTCCAGAGTTAAGCCGGTTACAGCGCACGGAAACCTTGGAACATCTGCTAGAAGAGTTTAGCATCACTCACATAAGAGATAGCTTAGGTATGTCACTGTCAGGTGGTGAACGCCGTCGAGTAGAGATAGCCAGAGCGCTGGCTGTGGAACCTAGGTTCGTGCTGCTGGATGAGCCTTTCGCTGGCGTAGACCCTATCTCAGTCACAGATATAAAAAAGATTATTCAACACCTAAGAGACCGTGGTCTCGGTGTATTGATCACTGATCATAACGTGCGAGAAACACTCGATGTGTGCGAATATGCTTATATCGTTAGCCACGGAGAGTTAATCGCCGAAGGAAAACCGGAACAAGTGTTAGCCGACCAAAAGGTACGAGACGTATATCTCGGGGAACAATTCCGGCTATAG
- the lptA gene encoding lipopolysaccharide transport periplasmic protein LptA: MNLKNRFTFSLVGLLLTTSASLSAVESDFNKEVRVDAKRQSIDIQKGIISFFDDVTVNQGTLQIFADTLQVEQSAGAGKEVLIAVGKPAKFSQVLESGQKMHAEAAEIRYRLADNTIQLTGAAVLTQQDSVVKGETIHYDIAKQKMVAESGTDKDDRVTTIFLPEQLQQQLGESKE, translated from the coding sequence ATGAACCTTAAAAATAGATTCACCTTCAGCTTAGTCGGCTTATTGCTGACCACATCGGCTTCCCTAAGCGCCGTTGAAAGTGACTTTAATAAAGAAGTCCGCGTGGATGCAAAACGCCAAAGTATCGATATTCAAAAAGGCATTATTTCCTTCTTTGACGACGTCACGGTAAATCAAGGCACATTACAGATCTTTGCCGACACTTTGCAGGTTGAGCAATCCGCGGGCGCAGGAAAAGAGGTGCTCATCGCAGTCGGTAAACCAGCGAAGTTCAGTCAGGTCTTGGAAAGTGGTCAAAAAATGCATGCCGAAGCTGCAGAGATCCGTTACCGATTAGCAGATAACACTATCCAATTAACTGGTGCAGCGGTACTGACGCAGCAAGACAGCGTCGTGAAAGGCGAAACTATTCATTACGATATCGCCAAACAAAAAATGGTCGCAGAAAGTGGCACAGATAAAGATGATCGCGTGACAACCATTTTTCTCCCCGAACAGCTGCAACAACAGCTCGGCGAAAGTAAGGAATAA
- the lptC gene encoding LPS export ABC transporter periplasmic protein LptC, with the protein MNRVILFTVILFGAAIGLYYYQSLLKSEIDINAENQGQQRPDYTAKTLRSRIYNQEGQLENQIWASNMKYYNGSMTLTQFDAPKLVVYPSGKRSGWTLNASHGELEQNNLLRLSEDVVITMLTAQNQTNTLLTDYVDIDLTTNDVSSDQPVTVKGPGYRLDGVGLKGNVEQEHIEVLNDVKATYEP; encoded by the coding sequence ATGAACCGGGTTATTCTTTTTACCGTCATACTGTTTGGGGCTGCCATAGGGCTCTACTACTATCAGAGTTTGCTAAAGTCCGAGATCGATATTAATGCGGAGAATCAGGGACAACAGCGGCCTGACTATACGGCCAAAACACTGCGCAGCAGGATTTACAACCAAGAGGGTCAGCTAGAGAATCAAATCTGGGCCAGCAACATGAAGTATTACAATGGTTCGATGACTCTCACGCAATTTGATGCGCCCAAGTTAGTCGTCTACCCAAGCGGTAAGCGTTCTGGTTGGACCTTAAACGCAAGCCATGGTGAATTAGAGCAAAACAACCTACTGCGTTTATCAGAAGATGTTGTGATCACCATGCTAACAGCACAGAATCAAACCAATACCTTACTGACAGATTATGTTGACATAGACCTGACAACCAATGATGTCAGCAGTGATCAACCAGTCACAGTAAAAGGGCCTGGCTACCGACTCGATGGAGTTGGATTAAAGGGCAACGTCGAACAAGAGCACATCGAAGTGCTAAATGATGTAAAAGCGACCTATGAACCTTAA
- the kdsC gene encoding 3-deoxy-manno-octulosonate-8-phosphatase KdsC, whose translation MTETVQTLYGHVKADILAKAARIRLLICDVDGVFSDGRIYLGNDGEELKAFHTRDGYGIKALQSSDVAVAVITGRQSNIVEQRMTALGVAHIFQGQDNKVQAFSSLLTTTNLTPEQCAYIGDDLVDAPVMQQVGLAISVQDAHPMLHRFSHYKTVIPGGRGAVREVCDLILQAQDKLETSQGLSI comes from the coding sequence ATGACAGAAACCGTTCAGACACTTTATGGCCATGTTAAAGCCGACATCTTGGCAAAAGCAGCGCGAATTCGACTACTGATTTGCGATGTTGACGGCGTGTTCTCCGATGGCCGAATTTATCTTGGCAACGATGGCGAAGAACTGAAAGCTTTCCACACTCGAGATGGGTATGGCATTAAAGCACTGCAATCCTCAGACGTCGCGGTTGCCGTCATCACAGGTAGACAATCGAATATCGTTGAACAGCGCATGACCGCTTTGGGTGTTGCTCATATTTTCCAAGGCCAAGATAACAAAGTGCAAGCATTCTCCAGCCTTCTTACCACGACCAACTTAACGCCAGAGCAGTGCGCTTATATTGGCGATGATCTGGTTGATGCCCCGGTGATGCAACAGGTCGGACTCGCCATCAGCGTGCAAGATGCTCACCCCATGCTCCATCGCTTTAGCCACTATAAAACCGTGATCCCCGGTGGACGAGGAGCAGTGAGAGAGGTGTGCGATCTAATTTTGCAAGCACAAGACAAATTAGAGACAAGCCAAGGTTTGAGCATATGA
- a CDS encoding calcium/sodium antiporter: MLIPALIVIVSLIVLVWSADKFVYGAAGLARNLGISPLVIGLTVVAFGSSAPEMLVAASASLNGNPDTAVGNALGSNITNIAMVLGITALVRPLKVSSATLKREFPLLLLITFGVSAMFLDLNLSIIDGCLLVAGLIAFTGLMMRISMQEAKAGDPLITEAEAEIPSDLPTAKAILWLAIGLLLLLGSSELLVTNAVELAHYFGVSDLVIGLTIIAIGTSLPELAASVAGALRNEGDLALGNIIGSNIFNLFAVLAMPALLAPGKIDEQALYRDIPIMIGLTVLLFIFCYGWRGKRILAKWEGGLLAACFIGYQILLFSNLR; this comes from the coding sequence ATGCTAATTCCGGCTCTCATTGTCATAGTTTCCCTCATAGTGCTGGTTTGGAGCGCAGACAAATTTGTCTATGGCGCAGCCGGGCTGGCTCGAAACCTTGGAATATCCCCCCTTGTCATTGGCTTAACTGTTGTCGCTTTCGGCTCTTCTGCGCCAGAAATGCTCGTGGCGGCATCGGCCTCCCTGAATGGCAACCCCGACACGGCGGTGGGTAACGCATTAGGTTCCAACATTACTAATATAGCCATGGTATTGGGAATTACCGCCTTAGTACGCCCGTTGAAAGTATCCTCTGCCACTCTCAAACGTGAGTTCCCGCTCTTGCTGCTAATCACGTTTGGTGTCAGTGCGATGTTTCTCGATCTCAACCTCAGCATCATTGATGGTTGTTTGTTAGTTGCCGGTCTGATTGCATTTACTGGTTTGATGATGCGTATATCGATGCAGGAAGCCAAGGCTGGAGATCCCCTGATTACGGAGGCTGAAGCAGAGATCCCAAGCGATCTTCCCACAGCCAAAGCCATCTTGTGGCTGGCCATTGGACTTCTACTGTTATTAGGCAGCAGTGAGCTACTCGTCACAAACGCGGTTGAACTGGCCCACTATTTTGGTGTCAGTGATCTAGTCATTGGCTTAACGATCATCGCCATTGGCACCAGCTTGCCGGAGTTAGCCGCCAGTGTGGCCGGCGCCCTGCGAAATGAAGGCGATTTGGCACTGGGTAATATTATCGGTTCAAATATCTTCAATTTGTTTGCTGTACTTGCCATGCCAGCGCTATTGGCACCAGGTAAAATAGACGAGCAAGCCTTGTATCGCGATATACCGATAATGATTGGGTTAACGGTGTTGCTGTTCATTTTTTGTTATGGCTGGCGTGGTAAACGGATATTGGCCAAATGGGAAGGCGGCCTATTAGCTGCCTGCTTTATCGGTTACCAGATCCTTTTATTCAGTAACTTACGCTAA